The following are from one region of the Coffea eugenioides isolate CCC68of chromosome 2, Ceug_1.0, whole genome shotgun sequence genome:
- the LOC113762456 gene encoding protein TRANSPARENT TESTA GLABRA 1 — translation MDNPSSAQEPHLRSENSVSHDCPYPIYAMAVSSAASHHNRRRRNIAVGSFVEDPGNRVDIFSFDEETTSLKPIPTLSFEHPYPPTKLMFQPPNPRSAAELLASSGDYLRIWEVRDSSIEPLSTLNNSKTSEFCAPLTSFDWNDLEPRRIGTSSIDTTCTIWDIEKGAVETQLIAHDKEVYDIAWGEAGVFASVSADGSVRIFDLRDKEHSTIIYESPQPDTPLLRLAWNKQDLRYMATILMDSNKVVILDIRSPTMPVAELEKHQASVNAIAWAPQSSRHICSAGDDGQALIWELPTVAGPNGIDPMSMYLAGTEVNQLQWSAALPDWIAIAFSNKLQMLRV, via the coding sequence ATGGATAATCCATCATCGGCCCAGGAACCCCATCTCCGCTCTGAAAACTCTGTCTCACATGACTGTCCGTACCCGATTTACGCCATGGCTGTTTCTTCCGCCGCCTCCCACCATAACCGCCGTCGCCGCAATATAGCCGTCGGAAGCTTCGTCGAGGATCCCGGCAACAGGGTCGACATCTTCTCCTTCGACGAAGAAACCACCTCTCTCAAACCCATCCCCACCCTCTCCTTCGAGCACCCCTACCCACCCACTAAGTTAATGTTCCAACCCCCCAATCCCAGGTCCGCAGCCGAGCTCCTCGCCTCCTCCGGCGACTACCTCCGCATCTGGGAAGTCAGGGATTCCTCTATTGAACCCCTCTCCACTCTTAACAACAGCAAGACCAGTGAATTCTGCGCCCCATTGACCTCCTTCGACTGGAACGACTTGGAGCCCCGGAGAATTGGGACTTCCAGCATCGACACCACTTGCACCATTTGGGACATAGAGAAGGGGGCCGTAGAAACCCAATTGATCGCTCATGATAAGGAAGTCTACGATATTGCTTGGGGGGAAGCCGGGGTTTTTGCATCGGTTTCTGCTGATGGCTCCGTCAGAATTTTCGATCTGAGGGATAAGGAGCACTCCACTATCATATATGAGAGTCCCCAGCCGGATACTCCTCTGTTGAGGTTGGCTTGGAACAAGCAGGACTTGAGGTACATGGCTACCATCTTGATGGATAGCAACAAAGTTGTCATCTTGGATATCAGGTCACCCACCATGCCTGTGGCAGAGTTGGAGAAGCATCAAGCCAGTGTCAATGCAATTGCTTGGGCTCCCCAGAGTTCCAGGCACATTTGTTCTGCTGGGGATGATGGACAGGCGCTTATCTGGGAGTTGCCTACTGTTGCGGGCCCTAATGGGATCGATCCCATGTCCATGTACTTGGCTGGAACGGAGGTTAACCAACTGCAGTGGTCTGCTGCCCTGCCCGACTGGATTGCTATTGCATTCTCTAATAAGTTGCAGATGCTCAGAGTTTGA
- the LOC113763706 gene encoding E3 ubiquitin-protein ligase ATL31-like, with translation MGLLNVVTTMSEYASGVNIQFRCRLGFVKYLLKAFFSHLLLLCKLSHSQKQTPDSLFEEEEGGGETHPSPAMVSLVPVPVSVESITAAASIKRQLSVDEYNRVAVRMKNENDDNHDDEDPRCAVCLDNFEGSQEVRQLLNCRHVYHRHCLDAWVEKGHLTCPLCRAKLLAAEDRMEEEVVPRDPWRSERMMYLFGEDVLF, from the coding sequence ATGGGGTTGCTCAACGTTGTGACAACGATGTCAGAATATGCATCGGGAGTAAACATCCAATTCCGCTGCCGTCTGGGCTTCGTGAAATACTTGTTAAAGGCCTTCTTTTCTCATCTCTTGCTGCTCTGCAAACTGTCACATTCGCAAAAGCAAACTCCCGACAGCCTTTTTgaggaagaagaaggaggaggagagACTCACCCGTCTCCTGCAATGGTTTCATTGGTTCCAGTTCCAGTTTCAGTCGAGTCGATAACTGCCGCTGCAAGTATCAAACGGCAACTGTCAGTGGATGAATACAATCGTGTTGCGGTAAGGATGAAGAATGAGAATGATGATAACCACGATGATGAGGATCCACGTTGCGCAGTTTGTTTAGACAACTTCGAGGGGAGTCAGGAGGTGAGGCAACTCCTCAATTGCCGACACGTCTACCACAGACACTGCCTTGATGCTTGGGTTGAGAAGGGCCACCTGACGTGTCCCCTTTGCAGAGCCAAGTTGTTGGCGGCGGAGGATCGCATGGAGGAGGAGGTGGTACCCCGGGATCCATGGAGGTCGGAGAGGATGATGTACTTGTTTGGCGAGGacgttttattttga
- the LOC113761129 gene encoding uncharacterized protein LOC113761129, with protein MSSHQSPPPPPSLPQPHHLQLQSPHHLPKKPITSLPDFIFTAFSLFLLVSSPKSPTTAFVALPKISFPLNPRRFLRIPDMSLPSSKSPSNPSFPTPQSLSDWLKPRLPSDSFASWGVKPGTKNVHNLWLELSEGETLLADSSPPIRSLQVVVVRVIGKHNRVLLESHQELSNGVIRHRCRPLSEKMKPGESVEAAVSRAVTEELGSAIRGDFGDEGIVKIVPDSYCKKVEERVSASYPGLPACYVLHTVDAVVEGLPECEFCTEEVEEYIDSEMKRVAEGAFSCKKHFWKWVDPCSV; from the coding sequence ATGTCTTCACATcagtcaccaccaccaccaccatctTTACCTCAGCCGCACCACCTTCAACTCCAATCTCCTCATCATCTCCCCAAAAAACCCATCACTTCACTCCCAGACTTCATCTTCACCGCCTTCTCCCTCTTCCTTCTCGTCTCTTCTCCCAAATCCCCCACCACCGCTTTCGTCGCCCTCCCCAAAATCTCTTTCCCGCTCAACCCTCGCAGGTTTCTCAGAATCCCCGACATGTCCCTCCCTTCTTCCAAATCCCCCAGCAACCCCAGCTTCCCTACCCCTCAATCCCTCTCCGATTGGCTCAAGCCCCGCTTGCCTTCCGACTCCTTCGCTTCCTGGGGTGTCAAGCCCGGCACCAAAAACGTCCACAATCTCTGGCTCGAGCTCTCCGAGGGCGAAACCTTGCTCGCCGATTCCTCTCCTCCCATTCGATCCCTCCAAGTCGTCGTTGTCAGGGTCATCGGCAAACATAATCGAGTCCTCCTCGAATCCCACCAAGAATTGTCCAACGGCGTCATTCGCCACCGCTGCAGGCCTCTGTCTGAGAAAATGAAGCCCGGGGAATCCGTCGAGGCCGCTGTTTCTCGAGCCGTGACAGAAGAGCTGGGCTCCGCGATTCGTGGAGATTTTGGTGACGAGGGCATTGTTAAGATTGTGCCCGATTCGTATTGCAAGAAGGTGGAGGAGAGGGTTTCTGCGTCTTATCCGGGATTACCAGCTTGCTATGTTCTGCACACGGTGGATGCTGTTGTGGAGGGCTTGCCGGAATGCGAATTTTGCACGGAAGAGGTTGAGGAGTACATAGATTCCGAGATGAAGAGAGTGGCCGAAGGTGCATTTTCGTGTAAAAAGCATTTTTGGAAGTGGGTTGATCCCTGTTCTGTTTAA
- the LOC113761994 gene encoding NDR1/HIN1-like protein 26 translates to MSQIHAKSPKHCANKQGFAVDKLKFNKKLFYTFSTFLLSLSALIFLVWLVLHPSKPQFSLKEADIYQLNLSGPHLLNSSIQATLLSNNPNKKVGIYYDILQVYASYKGQQITLDTSLPPFYQAHEESNLLSASLVGNGLPVAPSFGYEVGRDQSAGNLLLNLKANGRLRWRVGTWVSGRYRFNVNCIAIMPFGPSLPTGPLSTKQGTQCSITL, encoded by the coding sequence ATGTCACAAATCCATGCAAAATCTCCCAAACACTGTGCTAATAAGCAAGGATTTGCAGTTGACAAATTGAAGTTCAACAAAAAGCTCTTCTACACCTTCTCCACATTCCTGCTCTCTCTTTCAGCGCTCATCTTCCTCGTCTGGCTCGTTCTGCATCCCTCCAAACCTCAATTTTCACTCAAAGAAGCTGATATCTATCAACTAAACCTCTCAGGTCCACACCTTCTCAACTCTTCCATTCAAGCTACTTTACTGTCCAACAATCCCAACAAAAAAGTTGGTATTTACTACGATATTCTACAAGTGTATGCATCCTACAAGGGCCAACAAATCACTCTGGATACTTCTCTTCCACCGTTCTATCAAGCGCATGAAGAGAGCAACCTCCTTTCAGCGTCTTTGGTCGGGAATGGACTACCTGTGGCTCCTTCTTTTGGCTATGAGGTAGGACGCGACCAATCTGCTGGGAATCTGCTACTGAATCTCAAGGCAAATGGCCGTCTCCGGTGGAGGGTTGGAACTTGGGTTTCCGGAAGGTATCGTTTCAACGTAAATTGTATAGCCATCATGCCTTTTGGTCCCTCCTTGCCAACTGGCCCTCTCAGCACAAAGCAAGGAACTCAGTGTTCTATCACCCTCTGA
- the LOC113761192 gene encoding two-component response regulator-like APRR5 produces the protein MGEVVVSSDDGGGAMELQVKETEGAAAQIGKGRTNDNIDGSASSAAATPASSIVRWESFLPKMVLRVLLVEADDSTRQIIAALLRKCNYRVAAVPDGLKAWEVLKGRPHDIDLILTEVELPSISGFALLTLIMEHEICKNIPVIMMSSQDSVSTVYKCMLRGAADFLVKPVRKNELRNLWQHVWRRQAASSAGQGPPDESVAQQKVEATAENNAVSNYSSDYMACIQKNRECFEKGSDAQSSCTKPEQDTEGAEMECMQGLSHPQRSKQSNLDIEQQEGCDNASKSVQASDNGTEGSQEASGKDGGKMARGEDLNSGVHWERYHVTYHGRDNVKDSAREAIDLIGAFDNYLKCTDGSIGSNAGTNKFDLLPQLDLSLRRSLPSVSVNQIADERHRLNHSDASAFSRYVNRNVQPQPSTSPSTCNQQKEQKSNSDKQLSNHIIDYNSDTHGPMINSQKHVDWAIGQSGESDARFSCPQPRSLPAPIPVRGVRFDRVNNSYGSLIPQAFGTQSGLSSVQPPGSVSHQEVSFGVNAIYQLNHQPGNQQQFSGLMTQNTSDTTDQNENNEGHKVEDRGHVSSATDQSANSSFCNGTVNHLHSLCCGSNEKIDTVPFRSAAECGSEEAFRVQDGNSIRSIQREAALTKFRLKRKERCFEKKVRYESRKKLAEKRPRVKGQFVRQVLNEFPPENP, from the exons ATGGGTGAAGTGGTGGTGAGCAGTGATGATGGGGGTGGAGCAATGGAATTGCAAGTGAAGGAAACAGAGGGTGCTGCTGCACAAATCGGCAAGGGAAGGACAAACGACAATATTGACGGTTCAGCATCGTCGGCTGCAGCGACACCTGCTTCTTCCATTGTGAGGTGGGAAAGCTTTCTCCCCAAAATGGTGCTCAGAGTCTTGCTGGTTGAGGCTGATGATTCCACTCGACAGATTATTGCTGCTCTTCTCAGGAAATGCAATTACAGAG TTGCTGCAGTTCCTGATGGCCTGAAAGCATGGGAGGTACTGAAGGGAAGACCGCATGACATAGATCTCATATTGACCGAGGTTGAGTTGCCATCAATCTCAGGATTTGCTCTCCTCACATTAATCATGGAGCATGAGATTTGCAAAAACATACCAGTTATAA TGATGTCTTCACAGGATTCAGTTAGTACTGTGTACAAATGCATGTTGAGAGGCGCTGCCGACTTTCTTGTCAAACCTGTTAGGAAAAATGAGCTGAGAAATTTGTGGCAGCATGTCTGGAGGAGACAAGCT GCAAGCAGTGCTGGACAGGGGCCACCAGACGAGAGTGTTGCACAACAGAAGGTTGAGGCCACAGCTGAAAATAACGCTGTCAGTAATTATTCAAGTGATTACATGGCCTGCATCCAGAAAAACCGAGAATGCTTTGAGAAAGGAAGTGATGCCCAG AGCTCTTGTACAAAACCAGAGCAGGATACAGAAGGAGCAGAAATGGAATGCATGCAGGGACTCTCACATCCGCAACGGAGCAAGCAAAGTAATTTGGACATAGAGCAACAAGAAGGATGTGACAATGCGAGTAAGAGTGTGCAAGCATCTGATAATGGGACTGAgg GATCACAAGAAGCCAGTGGCAAAGATGGAGGGAAAATGGCTCGGGGAGAAGATCTTAATTCAGGTGTCCATTGGGAACGCTATCATGTGACTTATCATGGTCGTGATAACGTCAAGGATTCTGCTAGAGAAGCAATTGACTTAATTGGAGCTTTTGATAACTACCTTAAATGCACTGACGGAAGTATTGGTTCAAATGCTGGTACAAACAAGTTTGATTTGTTGCCACAATTGGATCTTTCCTTGAGAAGATCTCTTCCAAGTGTCTCTGTAAATCAAATTGCAGATGAAAGACATAGATTAAACCACTCAGATGCATCAGCCTTTTCAAG GTATGTTAACAGGAACGTGCAGCCTCAACCCTCAACATCGCCTAGCACTTGCAATCAACAGAAAGAACAGAAAAGCAATTCTGATAAACAATTATCTAATCACATCATCGATTATAATTCTGACACTCATGGGCCAATGATAAATTCTCAAAAACACGTCGATTGGGCTATTGGTCAATCCGGAGAAAGTGATGCTAGATTTTCTTGCCCTCAACCTAGATCGTTACCTGCCCCAATTCCTGTAAGGGGTGTAAGGTTTGATAGGGTAAACAACTCCTATGGTTCGTTGATACCTCAAGCGTTTGGTACGCAATCAGGCCTGTCATCGGTGCAGCCTCCAGGTTCAGTTAGTCATCAAGAAGTTTCCTTTGgagtgaatgcaatttaccaGCTAAATCATCAACCAGGAAATCAGCAGCAGTTTTCTGGCCTTATGACTCAAAACACCAGTGATACTACGGATCAAAATGAGAACAATGAGGGGCATAAAGTGGAAGACCGAGGACATGTTTCTTCTGCCACTGATCAGAGTGCAAACAGCAGTTTCTGCAATGGTACAGTAAATCACCTGCACAGCCTGTGCTGTGGAAGCAATGAGAAGATAGATACAGTTCCTTTCAGGTCTGCGGCAGAATGCGGTAGTGAAGAAGCTTTCCGAGTTCAGGATGGAAATTCCATCAGATCAATACAAAGAGAAGCGGCGCTTACGAAATTTCGCTTGAAACGGAAGGAAAGATGCTTTGAGAAGAAG GTGCGATATGAAAGCAGGAAAAAACTTGCTGAGAAGCGTCCAAGGGTGAAAGGACAATTTGTTCGCCAAGTGCTCAATGAATTTCCACCTGAAAACCCATAA